The Candidatus Desulfarcum epimagneticum genome contains a region encoding:
- a CDS encoding membrane hypothetical protein (Evidence 5 : Unknown function): MTPFAHSLISLVFILAGFAAVFIMLLLRGNPKKRAINRALFRAHKICGYVFAGLFLLMCVSMIQKTAGWRHEFSARVNLHIALSIALFFLLALKISIARVFKKFSDSFFHQGIILFIMAAVLTGLSAGHYALGRAGAGPAAIEASRPEETRDVSADESERALVETKCASCHTLDRVYGAQKTEEEWIAIVKWMIDIHGDPNFISKDEKTVISRFLAGNPGPKTP, encoded by the coding sequence ATGACGCCTTTCGCTCACTCATTGATATCCCTGGTTTTTATTCTGGCGGGATTCGCGGCGGTTTTCATCATGCTTCTTCTGAGAGGAAACCCCAAGAAGCGCGCGATCAACCGCGCCCTTTTCCGGGCCCACAAAATCTGCGGCTATGTCTTCGCGGGCCTTTTTTTACTCATGTGCGTGTCGATGATCCAGAAAACGGCCGGATGGCGGCATGAATTTTCCGCCCGTGTCAACCTCCACATCGCCCTGTCCATCGCCCTGTTCTTCCTTCTGGCGCTTAAAATCTCCATCGCCCGGGTGTTTAAAAAATTCTCCGACTCCTTTTTCCACCAGGGAATCATCCTCTTCATCATGGCGGCGGTTCTCACCGGATTAAGCGCCGGGCATTACGCCCTGGGCCGGGCCGGGGCCGGACCCGCCGCCATTGAGGCTTCCCGGCCGGAAGAGACCCGGGACGTTTCCGCCGACGAGTCCGAAAGGGCGCTCGTGGAGACCAAATGCGCCTCATGCCACACCCTGGACCGGGTGTACGGGGCCCAAAAAACCGAAGAAGAATGGATCGCCATAGTGAAATGGATGATCGACATCCATGGCGATCCAAACTTTATATCCAAAGACGAAAAGACAGTCATCTCCCGGTTTCTGGCCGGAAATCCCGGCCCCAAAACCCCATGA
- a CDS encoding conserved hypothetical protein (Evidence 4 : Unknown function but conserved in other organisms), with protein sequence MRHVIIGNGIAGISAAETIRENRPDDEIIVISDENAPPYLRANLSRYVIGDLPLENMRMKPPGWFETHSIRRVHGKVSAILPDEKKVVCLKEDGEDSLDFDRLCVAVGASPNMPPIPGRDLSGIHVYRSMKDAGRVKAAIPGCEKIAVVGGGLLGLEVVEIALRNEKPCALLQRGHIGKPLLDKDESADILLPRVSGEDGVHNPGARVILGRTPEAFIGENGRLKGVRLSDGMEVSCDMAVMCVGISTDPALFENSGLEFDRCLVVDERQRTSAPDIYGAGDCVAYPDKNGRLAPTRTWALSRVQGKTAGLNMSGVPRKMWDEGPLYNASHLFDMTYVIIGDHGASGEGFSRFASRPDASSYRKLVFRGDVMAGALLIGDRGGSRGLRRLIAEEIPVPSDEDKKRLLDSAFDPDALYRELT encoded by the coding sequence ATGCGACATGTCATCATCGGAAACGGAATCGCCGGAATCTCGGCCGCGGAAACCATCCGGGAGAACCGGCCGGATGACGAGATCATCGTCATCAGCGATGAAAACGCCCCGCCGTATCTCCGGGCCAATCTCAGCCGCTACGTGATCGGCGACCTCCCCCTTGAAAACATGAGGATGAAGCCCCCGGGATGGTTTGAGACCCATTCCATCCGGCGCGTTCACGGGAAAGTGTCGGCCATCCTGCCGGACGAAAAAAAAGTCGTGTGTTTAAAGGAAGACGGCGAAGACTCCCTGGATTTCGACCGGCTGTGCGTGGCGGTGGGCGCCTCCCCCAACATGCCCCCCATCCCGGGACGGGATCTTTCCGGGATTCATGTGTACCGCTCCATGAAAGACGCCGGGCGCGTCAAGGCCGCCATCCCCGGATGCGAAAAAATCGCGGTCGTCGGCGGGGGCCTTCTGGGCCTGGAGGTGGTCGAGATCGCGCTGAGAAACGAAAAACCCTGCGCGCTTCTCCAGCGGGGACACATCGGAAAACCCCTGCTGGACAAAGACGAAAGCGCCGACATTCTTCTGCCCCGGGTGTCGGGGGAGGACGGGGTCCACAACCCCGGCGCCCGCGTGATCCTGGGCCGGACCCCGGAGGCGTTTATCGGGGAAAACGGACGGCTGAAGGGGGTGCGTCTTTCAGACGGCATGGAGGTTTCCTGCGACATGGCCGTCATGTGCGTCGGCATCTCAACGGACCCGGCCCTGTTTGAAAACTCCGGACTTGAGTTTGACCGGTGCCTGGTGGTGGACGAGCGCCAGCGGACCAGCGCGCCCGACATCTACGGCGCCGGAGACTGCGTGGCCTATCCCGACAAAAACGGCCGCCTGGCCCCCACGCGCACCTGGGCGCTGTCCCGGGTCCAGGGCAAAACCGCCGGGCTCAACATGTCCGGCGTTCCCCGGAAGATGTGGGACGAGGGCCCCCTTTACAACGCCAGTCATCTGTTTGACATGACCTATGTGATCATCGGCGACCACGGCGCCTCGGGAGAGGGGTTTTCGCGTTTCGCGTCCCGGCCGGACGCGTCCTCATACCGGAAACTGGTGTTCCGGGGCGATGTCATGGCCGGCGCCCTTCTCATCGGGGACCGGGGCGGAAGCCGGGGCCTTCGACGGCTCATCGCCGAAGAGATCCCCGTGCCTTCAGACGAAGACAAAAAACGCCTCCTGGATTCGGCCTTTGATCCGGACGCCCTTTATCGGGAGTTAACATAA
- a CDS encoding Conjugal transfer protein TraB gives MEENPNIHRLFHDGKEIILVGTAHVSKKSADLVRSVILEERPDAVCVELCESRLKSIREKDRWRDMDIIKVIKEKKTFLILANLILASFQKKVGKKLDAAPGGEMTAAIEAAEETGARIETADRDIRVTLSRAWRALGLWDKVKILFQLVASSGEVDKITEEDIEKMKDKDALDSILSEIGESAPALRAIIIDERDRFLAHRIQNAPGEKIVAVAGAGHVPGIRTHIGSDAGIEGLETIPPKTRLSAIVKWGLPLAVLGLFAWGFFAGGARAGGDMIMWWVIANGVMAALGALAALARPATILSALAAAPLTSLNPMIAAGWVSGLVEAFSSKPKVRDFETLPDDILSVKGFWKNKVTRILLVVVFTNIGSSAGTLIAIPILMKIL, from the coding sequence ATGGAAGAAAACCCCAATATTCACCGTCTTTTTCATGACGGAAAAGAAATCATCCTGGTGGGAACCGCCCATGTCTCTAAAAAAAGCGCCGATCTGGTCCGCTCCGTCATTTTAGAGGAGCGGCCCGACGCCGTGTGCGTGGAGCTGTGCGAATCCAGGCTCAAATCCATCCGTGAAAAAGACCGCTGGCGGGACATGGACATCATCAAGGTGATCAAAGAGAAAAAAACCTTTTTGATCCTGGCCAACCTGATCCTGGCCTCTTTCCAGAAAAAAGTGGGCAAAAAACTCGACGCCGCGCCCGGCGGGGAAATGACGGCGGCCATTGAGGCGGCCGAAGAAACCGGCGCCCGGATCGAGACGGCGGACCGGGACATCCGGGTCACCCTGTCCAGGGCCTGGCGGGCGCTGGGGCTTTGGGATAAGGTCAAAATCCTGTTTCAGCTGGTGGCGTCCTCCGGAGAGGTGGACAAAATCACCGAGGAAGACATCGAGAAAATGAAGGACAAAGACGCGCTGGACTCCATCCTTTCCGAGATCGGGGAGTCGGCCCCGGCCCTGCGCGCCATCATCATCGATGAAAGAGACCGCTTCCTGGCCCACCGCATTCAAAACGCCCCCGGGGAAAAAATCGTGGCCGTGGCCGGGGCCGGGCATGTCCCGGGCATCCGGACCCACATCGGCTCAGACGCGGGCATCGAGGGCCTTGAGACCATTCCGCCCAAAACCCGGCTGTCCGCCATCGTCAAATGGGGGCTTCCCCTGGCCGTTCTGGGTCTTTTCGCCTGGGGTTTTTTCGCGGGCGGGGCCCGGGCCGGGGGCGACATGATCATGTGGTGGGTGATCGCCAACGGGGTCATGGCGGCCCTGGGCGCCCTGGCGGCGCTGGCGCGCCCGGCCACGATTCTGTCCGCCCTGGCGGCCGCGCCGCTGACCTCCCTCAATCCCATGATCGCCGCCGGATGGGTGTCGGGACTGGTGGAGGCCTTTTCAAGCAAACCCAAAGTCCGGGATTTCGAAACCCTGCCCGACGACATCCTGTCCGTCAAAGGGTTTTGGAAAAACAAAGTGACCCGGATTCTTCTGGTGGTGGTGTTCACCAACATCGGCAGCTCGGCGGGAACGCTCATCGCCATACCGATATTAATGAAAATACTTTAG
- a CDS encoding conserved hypothetical protein (Evidence 4 : Unknown function but conserved in other organisms): MFIISNLLSATADVLNFALSAYMWIVLARAVLSWVNPDPYNPIVRFIHSVTEPVLSIIRAKVPSRFGGLDLSPIIVFLAIIFLNKFLVQSLHGLSMAFR; this comes from the coding sequence ATGTTTATTATCAGCAACCTGCTTTCGGCCACAGCCGATGTGCTTAATTTCGCCCTTTCCGCTTACATGTGGATCGTGCTGGCCCGGGCCGTTTTGTCCTGGGTCAATCCCGACCCCTACAACCCCATTGTCCGGTTCATCCACAGCGTCACCGAGCCGGTTTTGTCCATCATACGCGCCAAAGTCCCCTCCCGCTTCGGGGGGCTGGACCTGTCGCCCATCATCGTGTTTCTGGCCATTATTTTTCTGAACAAATTCCTGGTCCAAAGCCTTCATGGGCTTTCCATGGCTTTTCGTTAA
- the proC gene encoding Pyrroline-5-carboxylate reductase, with translation MAHKSRYLKWIKKNSMDEKIGFIGAGAMGASMAEAILNAGLFTPDRMMAADIDRERLFSLEKKLGIQTAPDARTLFSLCRVVVLAVKPQVLDGVLRDIASAKDYEIKDEKLALSIAAGAVLSRIEHILYAPLDDRARSRLPIVRAMPNTPALVSRGMSGMCANRHATAAHREKARAILESMGRCLEFDEKDMDAVTAVSGSGPAYVFYMADAMIRAGADIGLDPGAAAGLTIQTFRGAAALMEKTGEPPRTLMARVMSPGGTTEAAVKELDRAGVDEKMGRAVRAAFERSRELAGGS, from the coding sequence ATGGCCCATAAGTCAAGATATTTAAAATGGATAAAAAAAAACAGCATGGATGAAAAAATAGGGTTCATCGGGGCCGGGGCCATGGGGGCCTCCATGGCCGAGGCGATTTTAAACGCGGGGCTTTTCACCCCTGACCGGATGATGGCGGCCGACATTGACCGGGAACGGCTTTTCTCCCTTGAAAAAAAACTGGGGATTCAGACCGCGCCCGACGCCCGGACGCTTTTTTCCCTTTGCCGGGTCGTGGTTCTGGCCGTCAAGCCCCAGGTTCTGGACGGGGTCCTTCGGGACATCGCGTCCGCCAAAGATTATGAGATCAAAGACGAAAAACTGGCGCTTTCCATCGCGGCCGGGGCCGTTTTGTCCCGCATCGAACATATTCTCTACGCGCCCCTGGACGACCGGGCCCGCTCGCGGCTTCCCATCGTCCGGGCCATGCCCAACACCCCGGCCCTGGTGTCCCGGGGCATGTCGGGCATGTGCGCCAACCGCCACGCCACAGCCGCCCACCGTGAAAAGGCCCGGGCCATCCTGGAGTCCATGGGGCGCTGTCTGGAGTTTGACGAAAAGGACATGGACGCCGTGACGGCCGTGTCGGGCTCCGGACCGGCCTATGTGTTTTACATGGCCGACGCCATGATCCGGGCCGGGGCGGACATCGGCCTGGACCCCGGGGCCGCCGCCGGGCTCACCATCCAGACCTTCAGGGGAGCGGCGGCGCTCATGGAGAAAACAGGGGAGCCGCCCCGGACCCTGATGGCCCGGGTCATGTCGCCCGGGGGAACCACCGAGGCGGCGGTGAAAGAGCTGGACCGGGCCGGGGTGGATGAGAAGATGGGCCGCGCCGTGCGGGCCGCCTTTGAGCGCTCAAGGGAGTTGGCCGGCGGGTCTTGA
- a CDS encoding Cytochrome C biogenesis protein: MFIETISYPAAFLAGLLSFFSPCILPLIPAYFVFITGVSFNDMTAGPDSSMKRRALVSSLWYILGFSTVFIALGASASWIGNMAGPYKEHLRVAGGIVIILFGLHLSGLFRISGLDVEKKLHARKKPLHFAGIFLVGMLFAAGWSPCIGPILGSILIVAGSRESVWQGVLLLSFYSAGLALPFIGASFFIHLIATLIKKVSPSLKYLNAAAGILLALIGTLILLDKFYLI; this comes from the coding sequence ATGTTTATTGAAACCATCTCATACCCGGCCGCTTTTCTGGCCGGGCTTTTGTCTTTTTTTTCGCCATGCATTCTTCCCCTGATCCCGGCCTATTTCGTCTTTATCACCGGCGTTTCCTTCAACGACATGACGGCCGGGCCGGATTCGTCCATGAAAAGGAGGGCGCTGGTCTCCTCTTTGTGGTATATTCTGGGATTCTCAACGGTTTTCATCGCCCTGGGGGCGTCGGCCTCCTGGATCGGGAACATGGCCGGCCCGTACAAGGAGCATCTGCGAGTGGCCGGGGGGATCGTCATTATCCTTTTCGGCCTTCACCTGTCCGGGCTGTTTCGCATCTCGGGGCTGGATGTGGAAAAAAAGCTTCACGCCAGGAAAAAACCCCTTCATTTCGCGGGCATATTCCTGGTGGGCATGCTCTTCGCGGCGGGCTGGAGCCCGTGCATCGGACCGATTCTCGGCTCCATTCTCATTGTGGCCGGCAGCCGGGAAAGCGTCTGGCAGGGCGTTTTACTGCTGAGTTTTTACTCCGCCGGCCTGGCCCTTCCGTTTATCGGGGCCTCTTTTTTCATTCACCTGATCGCCACTCTCATCAAAAAGGTCTCGCCCTCTTTGAAATATCTCAACGCGGCGGCCGGGATTTTGCTGGCGCTCATCGGAACGCTGATTCTGCTGGATAAATTTTATTTAATCTAA
- a CDS encoding conserved exported hypothetical protein (Evidence 4 : Unknown function but conserved in other organisms), giving the protein MKKIKMWPALLTLCLFFAGFQTPAASAKGIRWRPVEEGMLMAKEENKKIMMHYYTDWCGYCTKMNQETFPDPGIISYLNRRYISIRVDNDKTRVKGFVVPGVPDTWFLTETGEKIAHQPGFVDSKKLLSILKFVDTESYLKMSFMDFLKKERAEKKKPGKKAGK; this is encoded by the coding sequence ATGAAAAAAATAAAGATGTGGCCGGCTCTTTTGACGCTCTGTCTTTTTTTCGCCGGTTTTCAGACCCCGGCGGCTTCGGCCAAAGGCATCCGCTGGCGCCCGGTGGAGGAGGGGATGCTCATGGCCAAAGAGGAAAACAAAAAGATCATGATGCATTATTACACGGACTGGTGCGGCTACTGCACCAAGATGAACCAGGAGACCTTCCCGGACCCCGGGATCATCTCCTACTTAAACCGGCGCTACATCTCCATCCGGGTGGACAATGACAAGACCCGGGTCAAGGGTTTTGTGGTCCCGGGGGTTCCCGACACATGGTTTTTGACCGAAACCGGTGAAAAGATCGCCCATCAGCCGGGGTTCGTCGATTCCAAAAAACTGCTTTCCATCCTGAAATTCGTGGACACGGAAAGCTATCTGAAAATGAGTTTCATGGATTTTTTGAAAAAAGAGCGCGCGGAAAAGAAAAAGCCCGGCAAAAAAGCGGGGAAATAA
- a CDS encoding conserved hypothetical protein (Evidence 4 : Unknown function but conserved in other organisms) gives MTPDIHSHSLRQALSRAEISPAPENPSFKKACVFLLLFGEDAPRALFIQKADTAGYPWRNQVALPGGHVEKKDTSPLHTAYRELYEETGILQDHVEFLFSLGHFQTIRSVDIEALVGWWNEKDEVRFDSREISRVLKIPLATLLEAHAEKGFSGNDPGVEDLVYPLGPVKDAVIWGATARIVHFFIEAIRPFC, from the coding sequence ATGACCCCGGACATTCATTCCCACTCTTTGAGACAGGCGCTCTCCCGGGCCGAAATATCCCCGGCCCCTGAAAATCCCTCGTTTAAAAAGGCGTGCGTGTTTCTTCTTTTGTTCGGCGAAGACGCGCCGCGCGCGCTTTTTATCCAAAAGGCCGACACGGCCGGATACCCGTGGCGAAACCAGGTGGCCCTGCCCGGGGGCCACGTGGAAAAAAAAGACACCTCTCCCCTTCACACGGCCTACCGCGAGCTTTATGAAGAGACGGGCATTTTGCAGGACCATGTGGAGTTTTTGTTTTCCCTGGGGCATTTCCAGACCATCCGGTCCGTCGATATCGAGGCGCTGGTGGGGTGGTGGAACGAAAAGGACGAGGTGCGGTTTGATTCCCGGGAGATATCCCGGGTCCTGAAAATTCCCCTGGCCACGCTTCTTGAGGCCCACGCCGAAAAAGGGTTTTCCGGAAACGACCCTGGCGTGGAGGATCTGGTCTATCCGCTGGGTCCGGTCAAAGACGCCGTCATCTGGGGAGCCACGGCCCGGATCGTCCATTTTTTCATCGAAGCGATTCGCCCTTTCTGCTGA
- a CDS encoding conserved hypothetical protein (Evidence 4 : Unknown function but conserved in other organisms), whose translation MRTFSSYGPIDTDLHYYAPRKETLDFVHRQLLGRAPEKDGHYITVWGPRQTGKTWALNQIFSKINSDERFDAVKVDMEPLKTEKNVGTVLSSVADEIAYDLEKDISGVETPEQFQRIFLKETLDKPLVLILDEFDALEEEVLSAIVGVFRNIYNVRQRQADKKTGEKKYLLHSAALIGVRSALGIENQKGSPFNVQRSVHIPNLTSEEVEGMFRWHERESGQKVEREVIERLFYETQGQPGLVCWFGELLTEGWDQFRVSKDMPVDMALFEEAWLAAVSLLPNNNILNIISKAKQEPYKDTVLELFGTGKKMLFEYDDPLLNFLYMNGVIDIERGKERKIYAKFSSPFVQKRLFSHFAREIHRDPGMIYDPFEDMEGAVAEDSLDIVHIIKRYQTYLIENRDWALKNAPRRSDLRIYEAVFHFNLYKYLSGFLESFKGEIYPEFPTGNGKIDLIVRHAGRVYGIEVKTFKNRPAYFEALAQAALYGKQLGLEEITLVFFIEKIDDANRAKYEVDFLDEAAGVKVLPVFVETG comes from the coding sequence ATGCGAACCTTTTCATCATACGGCCCCATAGACACGGATTTGCATTATTACGCCCCGAGAAAAGAAACGCTGGATTTCGTCCACCGGCAACTCCTGGGAAGAGCCCCTGAAAAGGACGGGCATTATATCACGGTCTGGGGTCCGAGGCAGACCGGCAAGACCTGGGCGCTCAATCAGATATTTTCTAAAATCAATTCCGACGAACGATTTGACGCGGTCAAGGTGGATATGGAGCCCCTTAAAACGGAAAAAAATGTCGGGACTGTTTTGTCGTCTGTCGCGGATGAAATCGCCTATGACCTGGAAAAAGACATTTCAGGCGTTGAAACGCCGGAGCAATTTCAAAGAATTTTCTTAAAAGAGACCCTGGACAAACCCCTGGTTTTGATCCTGGATGAGTTCGACGCCCTGGAGGAAGAGGTCTTATCGGCCATCGTCGGAGTTTTTAGAAACATTTACAATGTTCGACAGAGGCAGGCGGACAAAAAAACCGGGGAAAAGAAATATCTCCTCCACTCGGCGGCGCTCATCGGGGTCAGGAGCGCGCTGGGCATCGAAAATCAAAAAGGCTCTCCATTCAACGTGCAGCGAAGCGTTCATATTCCCAACTTGACTTCTGAGGAGGTGGAGGGCATGTTCCGGTGGCATGAGCGGGAGTCGGGCCAGAAGGTCGAGCGGGAAGTCATTGAGCGTCTTTTTTATGAAACACAGGGTCAGCCGGGGCTTGTCTGCTGGTTTGGAGAGCTTTTGACCGAAGGGTGGGATCAGTTCCGGGTGTCAAAAGACATGCCTGTGGACATGGCGCTGTTTGAGGAGGCGTGGCTGGCCGCCGTTTCTCTTCTTCCCAACAACAATATTTTAAACATCATCAGCAAGGCGAAACAGGAGCCGTATAAAGACACGGTTCTGGAACTCTTCGGAACAGGCAAAAAGATGTTGTTTGAATATGACGACCCGCTTCTTAACTTCTTGTATATGAACGGGGTCATCGACATTGAAAGGGGGAAGGAGCGAAAAATATACGCAAAATTTTCTTCGCCTTTTGTCCAGAAGAGACTTTTTAGCCATTTTGCGCGGGAGATTCACAGGGATCCCGGAATGATTTATGATCCCTTCGAGGATATGGAGGGCGCGGTGGCCGAAGATAGCCTGGACATCGTTCACATCATCAAAAGATATCAAACCTATTTGATTGAAAACCGGGACTGGGCGTTGAAAAACGCGCCGAGAAGATCGGATTTGAGAATTTACGAGGCGGTGTTCCATTTTAATTTATACAAATACCTGTCCGGTTTTCTGGAAAGTTTCAAGGGGGAGATATATCCCGAGTTTCCCACAGGAAACGGCAAGATCGATTTGATCGTGAGGCATGCGGGCCGTGTGTATGGAATCGAGGTGAAAACCTTCAAAAACAGGCCCGCTTATTTCGAGGCCCTCGCCCAGGCCGCGCTGTATGGCAAACAGCTTGGGCTGGAGGAGATCACCCTGGTTTTTTTCATTGAAAAAATAGACGACGCCAACCGGGCGAAATACGAGGTTGATTTTTTGGATGAGGCCGCGGGGGTCAAAGTTTTGCCTGTGTTTGTGGAGACGGGATGA